One stretch of Tenacibaculum sp. MAR_2010_89 DNA includes these proteins:
- the argB gene encoding acetylglutamate kinase gives MKTVKIIKIGGNIINNEKVLHSFLYNFSQLEGPKVLIHGGGKSASDLAKKMNTPVNIIDGRRITDAQTLDIITMVYAGKINKKIIAKLQANNTNSIGFTGADGNTIKATKRSSSPIDYGFAGDIIKVNTQIPILLINNQVTPVFCAITHDKNGQLLNTNADTIAAEIAIALSTNYTTELYYCFEEPGVLTDINNKNSIIENIDSIKYTKLKEQGLIFKGMLPKLNNCFHAINNKVNKVCVGNTDMLFKKNTSHTSIKI, from the coding sequence ATGAAAACTGTAAAAATTATTAAAATTGGAGGAAATATCATCAATAATGAAAAGGTTTTGCATAGCTTTCTTTATAATTTCTCACAACTAGAAGGTCCTAAAGTTTTAATTCATGGTGGTGGTAAATCTGCTTCAGATTTAGCTAAAAAAATGAACACTCCTGTTAACATCATTGACGGAAGACGAATTACTGATGCTCAAACATTAGATATTATTACAATGGTTTATGCTGGTAAAATCAATAAGAAAATTATTGCAAAACTACAGGCTAACAATACAAATAGTATAGGTTTTACTGGTGCTGATGGAAATACAATTAAAGCTACAAAACGCTCTTCTTCACCTATAGATTATGGTTTTGCTGGCGATATCATTAAAGTAAATACGCAAATTCCAATTTTATTAATTAATAATCAGGTAACTCCTGTTTTCTGTGCAATTACTCACGATAAAAACGGACAACTATTAAATACAAATGCCGATACCATTGCTGCTGAAATAGCAATTGCTCTATCAACCAACTACACCACAGAACTTTACTATTGTTTTGAAGAACCTGGTGTTTTAACAGATATTAATAACAAGAATTCAATTATAGAAAACATTGATTCTATTAAATACACAAAACTTAAAGAACAAGGATTAATATTTAAAGGCATGCTTCCTAAGTTAAATAATTGCTTTCATGCCATTAATAACAAGGTTAATAAAGTTTGTGTAGGTAATACTGATATGCTATTCAAAAAAAACACATCACATACATCTATAAAGATATAA
- a CDS encoding GNAT family N-acetyltransferase, whose product MKVVIADQTHSKYAEIICETIDNAAKIRGTGIAKRKPEYIVTKLENGNAVIALDGHKFAGFCYIELWEHGEFVANSGLIVHPNYRGIGLAKKIKETIFNLSRSKFPNAKVFSITTGLAVINMNSNLGYKPVTFSELTDDQSFWKGCKTCINYDILQRTQQKMCLCTGMLYDPSTKTSKNKVKKKVFQRLKKIKENIYLKKNNK is encoded by the coding sequence ATGAAAGTTGTTATTGCTGATCAAACTCATAGTAAATACGCTGAAATCATTTGTGAAACAATTGATAATGCAGCAAAAATAAGAGGTACAGGTATCGCTAAACGTAAACCTGAATACATAGTTACAAAACTAGAAAACGGAAATGCAGTTATAGCTTTAGATGGGCATAAATTTGCTGGTTTTTGCTACATAGAGCTTTGGGAACATGGCGAATTTGTTGCTAATTCTGGTTTAATTGTTCATCCAAACTACAGGGGGATTGGGCTTGCAAAAAAAATTAAAGAAACCATTTTTAATTTATCTAGATCCAAATTCCCTAATGCTAAAGTTTTCAGTATAACCACAGGTTTAGCAGTTATAAACATGAACAGTAATTTAGGATATAAGCCTGTTACCTTTTCTGAATTAACTGATGATCAATCTTTTTGGAAAGGCTGTAAAACTTGTATAAACTACGACATTCTTCAAAGAACACAGCAAAAAATGTGTTTATGCACTGGAATGCTATACGATCCTAGTACTAAAACTTCAAAAAATAAAGTAAAGAAGAAAGTATTTCAAAGGTTAAAAAAAATCAAGGAAAATATTTATTTAAAAAAGAACAACAAATGA
- a CDS encoding M20 family metallo-hydrolase: MKLELIKKAIELLKNLIETPSFSSEEDQTALLIEKWFKEFNIPYTKTVNNIWSLNKHFDESKPTLLLNSHHDTVKPNNGYTKNPFKAIIENEKLYGLGSNDAGGCLVSLLATFTYFYLKENLKYNIIFAGTAEEESSGSNGLNSLLSILPKIDVAIVGEPTLMQLAIAEKGLVVFDAEIKGTPSHAAHPNNSNAIYNTIEVLQWFKNLSFEKKSDTLGEVKLTVTQINAGKQHNAVPANVKLVIDVRVNDKYTNKQISEYLVQNAPCFIKPRSLNLNSSSIPIDHDLVKAGISLGRNTYGSPTLSDQAVLNCPSLKLGPGDSTRSHTADEYIYLHEIKEGILLYIELLNNVII, translated from the coding sequence ATGAAACTAGAACTCATAAAAAAAGCAATTGAATTGCTTAAAAATTTAATAGAAACACCTTCTTTTTCTTCCGAAGAAGACCAAACAGCTTTGTTAATAGAAAAATGGTTCAAAGAGTTTAATATTCCATATACCAAAACTGTTAACAATATTTGGTCATTAAACAAACATTTTGATGAATCAAAACCTACCTTATTATTAAACTCACATCATGATACTGTAAAACCCAACAACGGATACACAAAAAATCCTTTTAAGGCCATCATTGAAAATGAGAAGCTATATGGTTTAGGAAGTAATGATGCTGGTGGATGCTTAGTTTCTTTACTAGCAACCTTTACTTATTTTTATTTAAAAGAAAATTTAAAATATAATATCATTTTTGCTGGCACTGCCGAAGAAGAAAGTAGTGGTTCAAACGGATTAAATAGTTTACTGTCAATTTTACCAAAAATTGATGTAGCAATTGTTGGTGAGCCTACTTTAATGCAATTAGCTATTGCCGAAAAAGGGTTAGTTGTTTTTGATGCTGAAATTAAGGGAACTCCTAGTCATGCTGCACATCCTAATAACAGTAATGCAATTTATAATACCATAGAAGTTTTACAATGGTTTAAAAATTTATCTTTTGAAAAGAAATCTGATACATTAGGAGAAGTCAAACTAACCGTTACTCAAATAAATGCTGGTAAACAACATAATGCAGTACCTGCTAATGTAAAACTAGTGATTGATGTAAGAGTTAATGATAAATACACGAACAAACAAATTAGCGAATACTTAGTGCAAAATGCGCCTTGCTTTATAAAGCCTAGAAGCCTAAACCTGAATTCTTCTTCTATTCCGATTGACCATGACTTAGTAAAAGCAGGTATTTCATTGGGAAGAAACACTTATGGCTCTCCAACACTATCAGATCAAGCAGTATTAAATTGTCCTTCTTTAAAATTAGGCCCAGGCGATAGTACACGATCGCATACAGCAGATGAATATATTTATTTACATGAAATTAAAGAAGGTATACTGCTATACATTGAATTATTAAATAACGTAATTAT
- a CDS encoding acetylornithine carbamoyltransferase, with translation MKKYTSLNDINNLQETINKAILLKKDPFKFSSIGKNKTLVMLFFNASLRTRLSTEKAAKNLGMHVSVLNISNAWNLEFEDGTVMNLTSSEHIKEAAKVISQYAEIIAIRAFPSLKNKEKDASEFVINNFIKYAEVPIVNMESATDHPLQALADAITITEFKTVKKPKVVLSWAPHPKALPHSVANAFVHLMHKMEVDFTITHPKGYELDTSITKDTLIEHDQHKAFENADFIYTKNWSSYLDYGKTTNKFSNWMITKKNLGNAKFMHCLPIRRNVVAEDEVLDSDNSLVIKQANNRTYATQIVLKQILENL, from the coding sequence ATGAAAAAATATACAAGTTTAAATGACATAAACAACTTACAAGAAACAATTAACAAGGCTATTCTATTAAAAAAAGATCCTTTTAAATTTTCTTCTATTGGTAAAAATAAAACATTGGTAATGTTATTTTTTAATGCTAGCCTTCGAACAAGACTGAGTACGGAAAAAGCTGCAAAAAACCTGGGGATGCATGTTAGTGTTTTAAATATTTCAAATGCATGGAATTTAGAATTTGAAGATGGTACAGTAATGAATTTAACTTCATCTGAGCATATAAAAGAAGCTGCTAAAGTTATTTCTCAATACGCCGAAATAATCGCTATTAGAGCTTTTCCTTCTTTAAAAAACAAAGAAAAAGACGCTTCTGAGTTTGTAATTAATAATTTTATAAAATACGCTGAAGTACCAATTGTTAATATGGAAAGTGCTACAGACCATCCTCTTCAGGCATTGGCTGACGCTATAACAATTACAGAATTCAAAACTGTTAAAAAACCTAAAGTAGTACTATCATGGGCACCACATCCTAAAGCCTTACCACATTCAGTGGCTAATGCTTTTGTGCATTTAATGCATAAAATGGAAGTAGACTTTACAATTACCCATCCAAAAGGGTACGAATTAGACACTTCAATTACAAAGGATACTTTAATTGAACATGATCAACATAAAGCTTTTGAAAACGCAGATTTTATTTACACTAAAAATTGGAGTTCTTATTTAGATTATGGGAAAACAACCAATAAGTTTTCTAATTGGATGATTACTAAGAAGAACTTAGGAAATGCAAAATTTATGCATTGCTTACCAATTAGAAGAAATGTAGTTGCTGAAGATGAAGTTTTAGACAGTGACAATTCACTCGTAATTAAACAAGCTAATAATAGAACCTATGCTACTCAAATAGTTTTAAAACAAATTTTAGAGAACTTATGA
- a CDS encoding aspartate aminotransferase family protein — translation MSLFDVYPLFNVTPVKAEGVYVYDNNDNKYLDLYGGHAVISIGHSHPTYIKNINQQVSKLGFYSNAIKNPLQVELAKQLGNKSNCKNYQLFLCNSGAEANENALKLASFHTNKKKVISFKNSFHGRTSAAVATTDNTKIVAPINSQQEVIFHDFEDLKGVEKTLKNNDVCAVIIETIQGIGGLNEVTTKFYKGLQKLCNQYDTLLIADEIQSGFCRTGDFFAFQKHNVTPDIISMAKGMGNGFPIGGILIHPSIQPKYGMLGTTFGGNHLACSASLAVLSVIENENLLSNVKEVSNYFIKEAKSLPHLTSIKGRGLMLGLEFNFPVSEMRKTLIYKHFIFTGSSKNPNLLRILPPLTIQKKHIDVFIKTLKEELKTFSS, via the coding sequence ATGAGTTTATTTGATGTATACCCATTGTTTAATGTCACTCCTGTAAAAGCAGAAGGCGTTTACGTTTATGATAATAATGACAACAAATATTTAGATTTATATGGCGGACATGCTGTAATATCAATTGGACACTCACATCCTACTTATATTAAAAATATAAATCAACAAGTTTCTAAGCTAGGTTTTTATAGCAATGCTATAAAAAACCCTTTACAGGTTGAATTAGCAAAACAATTAGGAAACAAATCTAATTGTAAAAACTATCAGTTATTCTTATGTAATTCAGGTGCTGAAGCAAATGAAAATGCTTTAAAACTAGCTTCTTTCCATACCAATAAGAAAAAGGTAATTTCTTTTAAAAACTCTTTTCATGGTAGAACTTCTGCTGCAGTTGCCACCACAGATAACACTAAAATAGTTGCCCCAATTAATTCTCAACAAGAAGTTATTTTCCATGATTTTGAAGATTTAAAAGGTGTTGAAAAAACACTCAAAAATAATGACGTGTGTGCAGTTATCATTGAAACTATCCAAGGGATTGGAGGCTTAAATGAAGTTACTACTAAATTTTACAAAGGCTTACAAAAACTGTGTAATCAATATGATACACTTCTTATTGCTGATGAAATTCAATCAGGATTTTGTAGAACTGGTGATTTCTTTGCTTTTCAAAAACACAACGTTACTCCTGATATTATCTCTATGGCTAAAGGCATGGGAAATGGTTTTCCCATTGGTGGAATTTTAATACACCCCAGCATACAACCAAAATATGGAATGCTAGGAACAACTTTTGGCGGTAATCATTTAGCTTGTAGTGCTTCTTTAGCTGTTTTATCAGTAATAGAAAATGAAAATCTATTATCAAATGTTAAAGAAGTATCTAATTATTTTATTAAAGAAGCAAAATCATTACCACACTTAACTTCAATTAAAGGGAGAGGCTTAATGTTAGGTTTAGAGTTTAATTTTCCTGTCTCAGAAATGAGAAAAACACTTATTTATAAACATTTCATATTTACAGGAAGTTCTAAAAATCCAAATTTATTAAGAATACTACCTCCTTTAACAATACAAAAAAAGCACATAGATGTTTTTATAAAAACGTTAAAAGAAGAACTTAAAACTTTTTCATCATGA
- a CDS encoding argininosuccinate synthase translates to MKKLVIAYSGGLDTSYCAVSLSKQGYDVHAVSVNTGGFSSEEIKKIEENAYKMGVSTYLNINAIDTFYNKVIKYLIFGNVLKNNTYPLSVSAERIIQAIEIVNYAKSIDAKFIAHGSTGAGNDQVRFDMIFQIIAPEIKIITPIRDQNLSRQEEIKYLKDNGINTSWEKAKYSINKGLWGTSVGGEETLTSINPLPETAYPSQLKNTSSEKVTLSFEKGELIAVNNIENNSVKNIEYLNTIASKFGIGRDVHVGDTIVGIKGRVGFEAAAALLIIKAHHLLEKHTLTKWQLQHKEYLANFYGMHLHEGQYLDPVMRNMEAFLQSSQDKVSGVVHITLKPYHFTLDGISSPHDLMNAKFGSYGEINNGWTAEEAKGFIKIFGNQNKIYQQVNQ, encoded by the coding sequence ATGAAAAAATTAGTAATCGCTTATAGCGGTGGATTAGACACTTCGTATTGCGCAGTTAGCTTATCTAAACAAGGGTACGATGTACATGCTGTTAGTGTAAACACAGGTGGTTTTTCTTCGGAGGAAATAAAAAAAATTGAAGAAAATGCTTATAAGATGGGGGTAAGTACTTATCTAAACATTAATGCTATTGATACTTTTTATAATAAAGTAATTAAATATTTAATTTTTGGTAATGTACTAAAAAACAACACCTACCCTCTTTCTGTTAGTGCTGAAAGAATTATACAAGCCATAGAAATTGTGAACTATGCTAAAAGCATTGATGCTAAATTTATTGCGCATGGTAGTACTGGTGCAGGAAATGATCAGGTAAGATTTGATATGATTTTTCAAATTATAGCACCCGAAATTAAAATTATAACTCCCATTAGAGATCAAAATTTATCTAGACAAGAAGAAATTAAATACTTAAAAGATAATGGAATTAATACTTCTTGGGAAAAAGCAAAATATTCTATAAATAAAGGATTATGGGGAACTAGTGTTGGAGGAGAAGAAACACTAACTTCAATTAACCCATTACCTGAAACCGCCTATCCTTCACAATTAAAAAACACTAGTTCTGAAAAAGTAACCCTCTCTTTTGAAAAAGGTGAACTTATTGCTGTTAATAACATTGAAAATAACTCTGTAAAGAACATAGAATATTTAAATACCATTGCATCAAAATTTGGAATTGGTAGAGACGTACATGTTGGTGATACAATTGTTGGAATTAAAGGAAGAGTTGGTTTTGAAGCTGCTGCAGCTTTATTAATTATCAAGGCTCATCATTTACTTGAAAAACATACGCTAACAAAATGGCAATTGCAACATAAAGAATATTTAGCCAATTTTTATGGAATGCACTTACACGAAGGACAATATTTAGACCCTGTGATGAGAAATATGGAAGCTTTTTTACAGAGTAGTCAAGACAAAGTATCGGGTGTTGTTCATATTACACTGAAACCTTACCACTTTACTCTTGACGGAATCTCTTCCCCTCATGATTTAATGAATGCTAAATTTGGTAGTTATGGAGAAATAAATAATGGTTGGACAGCAGAAGAAGCTAAAGGTTTTATAAAAATATTTGGTAATCAAAATAAAATATACCAACAAGTTAATCAATAA
- the proC gene encoding pyrroline-5-carboxylate reductase, producing MKIAIIGTGNLGKSIAKGLISNNLTTSLYITKRNIKELKEFEKNTNINITSDNKEAVTNSDILIFAVQPRHFENILKNITPLLTDKHTLLSTITGFSIHKIASIIGNNKPIIRAMPNTAIAVGKSMTCISSNSNGKNKIELAETIFNQLGSSIVIPENQMQAATVICASGIAFWMRLIRASTQAAIQLGFDAKDAQKLAMFTSEGAANLLITTGNHPEEEIDKVTTPKGCTIEGLNEMEHKGLSAALIQGMVASYNKINTIKQEQI from the coding sequence ATGAAAATCGCAATCATAGGAACAGGAAATCTTGGAAAATCTATTGCTAAAGGATTAATTAGTAATAATCTTACTACGAGCTTATATATTACCAAAAGAAACATCAAAGAATTAAAGGAGTTTGAAAAAAACACCAATATTAATATAACTTCTGATAATAAAGAAGCTGTAACAAATTCTGATATTTTAATTTTTGCTGTTCAGCCAAGACACTTTGAAAATATTTTAAAAAACATCACACCACTTTTAACCGATAAACATACACTGTTATCAACCATAACTGGTTTTAGCATTCATAAAATAGCATCTATAATAGGCAATAATAAGCCTATTATAAGAGCAATGCCAAATACAGCTATTGCAGTTGGAAAATCAATGACTTGCATCAGTTCTAACTCAAACGGAAAAAATAAAATAGAATTAGCTGAAACCATTTTTAATCAATTAGGAAGCTCTATTGTTATCCCTGAAAATCAAATGCAGGCTGCAACAGTAATTTGTGCTAGTGGAATTGCATTTTGGATGCGCTTAATACGTGCATCAACTCAAGCAGCTATTCAATTAGGATTTGATGCAAAAGATGCTCAAAAATTAGCCATGTTTACTAGCGAAGGAGCCGCTAATTTATTAATAACCACTGGAAATCACCCAGAAGAAGAAATAGATAAAGTTACCACTCCAAAAGGATGTACTATTGAAGGTTTAAACGAAATGGAACACAAAGGGCTAAGTGCTGCTTTAATACAAGGCATGGTAGCCTCTTACAATAAAATTAACACTATTAAACAAGAACAAATATGA
- the argC gene encoding N-acetyl-gamma-glutamyl-phosphate reductase, translated as MIQIGIIGGAGYTAGELIRLLLQHSKASINFVYSTSNAGNKISHIHQDLIGSTNLKFINTINPNVDVLFLCLGHGNSRKFLKTYIFSEDTKIIDLGNDFRLTKDNHFHKKQFIYGLPELHKEAIQKATHIANPGCFATAIQLAILPLAKSNLLKEDIHVNAVTGATGAGTSLSKTTHFTWRDNNFSYYKPFTHQHLGEINQTLNSCQEQFNSEVIFMPNRGDFSRGIFATAYTKFEGTIEEANALFTTFYKKAAFTFISEENIHLKQVVNTNKCLIHLHKHQNKLLITSTIDNLLKGASGQAIQNMNLMLGLQENEGLQLKANYF; from the coding sequence ATGATACAAATAGGAATAATTGGTGGAGCTGGATATACCGCAGGTGAGTTAATTAGGCTATTACTACAACACTCTAAAGCGTCTATTAACTTTGTATATAGTACGTCAAACGCAGGCAATAAGATATCACACATTCACCAAGATTTAATAGGTAGTACCAACTTAAAATTCATCAACACTATTAACCCAAACGTAGATGTCCTTTTTTTATGTTTAGGGCATGGAAATTCTAGAAAATTTTTAAAAACTTATATTTTTTCTGAAGACACAAAAATAATTGATTTGGGAAATGATTTTAGGTTAACAAAAGATAATCATTTTCATAAAAAACAATTTATCTATGGGTTACCAGAACTACATAAAGAAGCTATTCAAAAAGCAACACACATTGCTAATCCAGGATGTTTTGCTACAGCTATTCAACTAGCAATATTACCTTTAGCTAAATCTAATTTACTTAAAGAAGATATACACGTTAACGCTGTAACTGGAGCTACTGGTGCCGGAACTTCTTTGTCAAAAACAACTCATTTTACATGGAGAGACAATAATTTTTCTTACTACAAACCTTTTACTCATCAGCATTTAGGGGAAATAAATCAAACATTAAACTCTTGCCAAGAACAATTTAATTCTGAAGTGATTTTTATGCCAAATAGAGGTGACTTTTCAAGAGGAATTTTTGCTACTGCCTATACCAAGTTTGAAGGAACAATAGAAGAAGCCAATGCCCTTTTTACAACATTTTATAAAAAGGCTGCTTTTACTTTTATTTCAGAAGAAAACATACACTTAAAACAGGTTGTAAACACTAACAAATGCTTAATTCACTTACATAAGCATCAAAATAAACTACTAATAACAAGCACAATAGACAATTTACTAAAAGGAGCTTCAGGACAGGCTATTCAAAACATGAATTTAATGCTTGGGCTTCAAGAAAATGAAGGTCTTCAATTAAAAGCTAACTATTTTTAA